From a single Calothrix sp. NIES-2098 genomic region:
- a CDS encoding phytoene dehydrogenase-related protein has product MPSLSLDKKASRVVVVGAGIGGLTAGALLAHKGYSVLILDQALVPGGCASTFKRRGFTFDVGATQVAGLEPGGIHHRIFSELGIDLPEATPCDPACAVYLPGESTPINVWRDREKWREERQRQFPGSEPFWQLLATLFQASWEFQGRDPVLPPRNLWDLWQLTQAVRPSTLITVPFTLFTVGDALRLYGLGNDQRLRTFLDLQLKLYSQVNAEETALLYAATALSVSQLPQGLFHLQGSMQVLSDRLVESLERDGGKLLMRHTVEKITVANGQASSVTIRNQQSGEVWTETADHIITNVTVQNLVQLLGDTAPSGYKQRVEKLPPSSGAFVVYLGVDASAIPPECPPHLQFLYNADGPIGENNSLFVSVSHPGDGRAPDGKATIIASSFVDTRRWWQTENYEELKQQYTEEAIARLAKFFYLKPETIIHQEAATPRTFAHFTARDRGIVGGIGQRIPTFGPFGFANRTPIKHLWLVGDSTHPGEGTAGVSYSALTVVRQIASAE; this is encoded by the coding sequence ATGCCCAGTCTATCGCTTGACAAAAAAGCATCTCGTGTCGTTGTCGTCGGTGCAGGAATAGGTGGGCTAACTGCTGGCGCATTATTAGCCCATAAAGGTTACAGCGTTTTAATCTTAGACCAAGCCCTTGTACCTGGGGGTTGTGCTTCTACATTTAAACGCCGAGGATTTACATTTGATGTCGGCGCAACCCAAGTTGCTGGTTTAGAACCTGGGGGGATTCATCACCGGATTTTCTCAGAATTGGGAATAGATTTACCTGAAGCCACACCTTGCGATCCGGCTTGTGCGGTTTATCTTCCTGGGGAATCGACACCGATCAACGTTTGGCGCGATCGCGAAAAATGGCGAGAAGAACGCCAACGACAATTTCCTGGTAGCGAACCATTCTGGCAATTGTTAGCAACTCTATTTCAAGCTAGCTGGGAGTTTCAAGGACGCGATCCGGTGCTACCGCCACGTAATTTATGGGATTTGTGGCAGCTAACTCAGGCGGTACGTCCAAGTACATTAATTACTGTGCCCTTCACTTTATTTACTGTGGGCGATGCTTTACGGCTATATGGTTTAGGTAACGATCAACGCTTACGGACTTTCTTAGATTTACAACTGAAGCTGTATTCCCAAGTCAATGCAGAAGAAACAGCTTTACTGTATGCAGCCACCGCCTTAAGTGTCTCCCAACTACCCCAAGGATTATTTCACCTCCAGGGTAGTATGCAAGTCTTAAGCGATCGCCTGGTAGAATCCTTGGAAAGAGATGGCGGTAAGTTGTTGATGCGTCACACCGTCGAAAAAATTACCGTCGCCAATGGTCAGGCCTCATCCGTGACCATCCGCAATCAACAAAGCGGCGAAGTCTGGACAGAAACAGCCGACCATATAATTACCAATGTCACTGTGCAAAACCTCGTCCAGCTTTTAGGCGACACAGCACCATCAGGTTATAAGCAGCGAGTCGAAAAATTACCCCCATCATCAGGGGCGTTTGTCGTCTATTTAGGTGTAGATGCTAGCGCCATTCCCCCTGAATGCCCGCCGCACCTGCAATTTTTATACAACGCCGATGGGCCGATTGGCGAAAATAATTCTTTATTTGTCTCCGTTAGCCATCCCGGAGATGGCCGCGCCCCAGATGGTAAAGCTACAATTATTGCTTCATCTTTCGTAGATACACGGAGGTGGTGGCAGACTGAGAATTATGAAGAACTCAAGCAGCAGTATACAGAAGAAGCGATCGCCCGCCTAGCAAAGTTCTTCTACCTCAAACCCGAAACGATAATTCATCAAGAAGCCGCCACACCCCGCACCTTTGCTCATTTCACAGCACGCGATCGCGGTATTGTTGGTGGTATAGGTCAACGCATCCCCACCTTCGGCCCCTTTGGTTTTGCCAATCGCACACCAATTAAGCATCTTTGGTTAGTTGGTGACTCCACCCACCCTGGTGAAGGGACAGCTGGGGTGAGTTACTCAGCACTGACTGTAGTGAGACAAATAGCTAGTGCTGAGTGA
- a CDS encoding WD-40 repeat-containing protein, translated as MYANSLLNSVIDTKKLQVSASKPQVSASEPQASASEPQVSASEPQVSASEPQASALKPQASASEPQASASKPQASASEPQVSASEPQASASEPQALASKVQVSVQKICRLGRSMRPNTLINVGFRSSTQPTPR; from the coding sequence TTGTACGCAAATTCACTCTTAAATAGTGTTATTGATACTAAAAAGCTTCAAGTTTCAGCCTCAAAACCTCAAGTTTCAGCTTCAGAACCTCAAGCGTCAGCTTCAGAACCTCAAGTTTCAGCTTCAGAACCTCAAGTTTCAGCCTCAGAACCTCAAGCATCAGCCTTAAAGCCTCAAGCATCAGCCTCAGAACCTCAAGCGTCAGCCTCAAAGCCTCAAGCATCAGCCTCAGAACCTCAAGTTTCAGCTTCAGAACCTCAAGCGTCAGCTTCAGAACCTCAAGCTTTAGCCTCAAAGGTTCAAGTGTCAGTACAAAAAATTTGTAGGTTGGGTCGAAGTATGAGACCCAACACCCTCATCAATGTTGGGTTTCGTTCCTCAACCCAACCTACGCCTAGATAA
- a CDS encoding pentapeptide repeat-containing protein gives MSSKPGILIKQPVSVFSKRLNVNFGSGFTALTKVVVNGLTGNVSNVPENLVEMGAAVGLAKEPGEIAYLLIFNSLIQAMASLVDDNHDLLRKVDNDEIETIVKHRLENCLQNLEATELTIDSNFFAHPEELAIVPAIKEPFRQWLTEFVTTPAQAEAISNRLPTEFVYSLIEEWKKNSDKYIVLQTELNTPFIKAGEREQAWQRYSTWLQKQVNERMFSEAFSLEQVYVPLRAYYERKIADEDDDVFAIGGRQNYKQDRKTERIVVDLQAELQTWLDEADQKDAIRVISGGPGSGKSSFSKIFAATQAKIGKISVLFIQLHLFDPEDDLVNGISKFINDLRDIPLPPNPLDKENKVEKLLIIFDGLDELAMQGKMGEEVAQKFVSEVQRQATAFNHVQTRFQVLISGRELVIQKSQSDFRKPKQILHVLPYFVDEEERRQNNYIDAQNLLEQDQRQIWWDKYGKASGREYDRLPAELDKGHLREITSQPLLNYLVALSFVRGAVKFSDDSNLNEIYADLLTAVYQRSWGNDNPVIRGIKEKDFIRILESIAVAAWHGGDVRATTVSEIEKYCDSNLLERILNIFKQDKKVSLTRLLTAFYFRQSGLKGREETFEFTHKSFGEYLTARRIMLELKLINNQLKANQEDSDYGWNKLQALERWAKLCGLTAMDNYIFNFIINEIQLQQDKYQVDVAEWQQTICDLISYMLKNGMPMEKLQLPTFQEANRQARNAEEALLAVLNACARATRKVSQVQWPFSEAFGTWISRLRGQRVDNNSEIFCLNCLSFLDLKNCILVSQDCCKANLQGAHFQRARLQGANLQGAHLQGANLSRAILQGAHLEGANLSRAILQGVILERVNLQEVILAGANLERANLQKANLSRAIFQGANLSRAVLQGAILERANLQGAILAGANLERANLQQANLQGAILVGANLYRAVLQSAILERANLQGANLIEANMKQVNLQQANLKEAILQNTILQNTNLEGANFQGANLQNANLQNTNLQNANFQGANLQNANLQGANLECANLQGANLRRTILERKI, from the coding sequence ATGAGCAGCAAACCTGGAATTCTCATCAAGCAGCCTGTTTCCGTCTTCAGCAAGCGTCTTAATGTTAACTTCGGGAGTGGCTTTACAGCGCTAACCAAAGTTGTAGTGAATGGGTTGACTGGTAATGTGAGCAACGTCCCCGAAAATTTGGTAGAAATGGGTGCTGCTGTTGGCTTGGCTAAAGAACCGGGAGAAATAGCTTATCTGCTGATTTTTAATTCTTTAATTCAAGCAATGGCTAGTTTAGTAGATGATAATCACGATTTACTAAGAAAAGTTGATAATGATGAGATTGAGACTATAGTTAAACACCGTTTAGAAAATTGTCTCCAAAATTTAGAAGCTACAGAATTAACAATTGACAGCAACTTTTTTGCTCATCCTGAAGAATTAGCTATTGTTCCAGCTATCAAAGAACCTTTTCGCCAGTGGTTAACAGAATTTGTCACCACCCCAGCACAAGCAGAAGCGATTAGTAATCGTCTTCCTACAGAGTTTGTCTATTCACTCATTGAAGAATGGAAGAAAAATAGCGATAAATATATAGTTTTACAAACTGAACTAAATACCCCTTTTATTAAAGCAGGTGAAAGAGAGCAAGCTTGGCAACGTTACTCTACATGGTTGCAAAAACAAGTTAATGAACGGATGTTTTCTGAAGCCTTTAGTCTGGAACAAGTTTATGTTCCTCTTCGTGCTTACTATGAACGCAAAATAGCGGATGAAGATGATGATGTTTTTGCGATTGGAGGAAGACAGAATTATAAACAAGATAGAAAAACTGAACGTATTGTTGTTGATTTACAAGCAGAACTACAAACTTGGTTAGACGAAGCCGATCAAAAAGATGCTATCCGGGTAATTAGTGGTGGGCCAGGAAGCGGTAAATCTTCCTTTTCTAAAATTTTTGCAGCTACACAGGCGAAGATAGGCAAGATTTCAGTTTTATTTATTCAATTACACCTGTTTGACCCAGAAGATGATTTAGTTAATGGTATCAGCAAGTTTATTAATGACTTGCGTGATATTCCTCTACCACCTAATCCTTTGGATAAAGAGAATAAAGTAGAAAAATTACTAATAATTTTTGATGGTTTAGATGAATTAGCTATGCAGGGCAAGATGGGTGAAGAAGTTGCCCAGAAGTTTGTAAGTGAAGTACAAAGACAAGCCACTGCATTTAATCATGTTCAAACTCGTTTCCAAGTTTTAATTAGTGGAAGAGAATTAGTTATCCAAAAAAGTCAAAGCGATTTTCGTAAACCTAAGCAAATCCTTCATGTTCTTCCTTATTTTGTAGATGAGGAAGAAAGAAGGCAAAATAATTATATCGATGCTCAAAATTTATTAGAGCAAGACCAAAGACAAATTTGGTGGGATAAATATGGTAAAGCTAGCGGTCGTGAATATGACAGATTACCCGCAGAATTAGACAAGGGACATTTGAGAGAAATTACGTCCCAGCCGTTATTAAATTACTTGGTTGCTTTAAGTTTTGTTCGCGGTGCAGTTAAATTTTCCGATGATAGTAACCTCAATGAAATTTATGCAGATTTACTCACAGCAGTTTATCAACGAAGTTGGGGTAATGATAACCCAGTAATTAGAGGTATTAAAGAAAAAGATTTTATTCGCATTCTAGAAAGTATTGCTGTTGCTGCTTGGCATGGAGGAGATGTTAGGGCAACGACGGTTTCAGAAATTGAGAAGTATTGTGATAGCAACCTTCTGGAAAGAATATTAAATATATTTAAGCAAGATAAAAAAGTTAGCTTAACTCGTCTCTTAACTGCTTTCTATTTCCGACAAAGTGGCTTAAAAGGTCGTGAGGAGACTTTTGAATTTACTCATAAAAGCTTTGGTGAGTATTTAACAGCAAGACGTATTATGCTGGAATTAAAACTCATTAATAACCAGCTAAAAGCTAACCAAGAAGATTCAGATTATGGATGGAATAAGCTGCAAGCTTTAGAACGTTGGGCGAAGTTATGCGGTTTAACCGCTATGGATAATTATATTTTTAACTTTATTATCAATGAAATTCAATTACAGCAAGATAAATATCAGGTTGATGTTGCGGAATGGCAGCAGACAATATGTGACCTGATAAGTTATATGTTAAAAAATGGAATGCCGATGGAAAAATTGCAGTTACCCACTTTTCAGGAAGCAAATCGGCAAGCACGTAATGCAGAAGAGGCATTATTAGCTGTTTTGAATGCTTGTGCAAGAGCGACGAGAAAGGTTTCTCAGGTTCAGTGGCCTTTTTCTGAAGCTTTTGGTACTTGGATTTCTCGCCTGCGTGGGCAAAGAGTTGATAACAATAGTGAGATTTTTTGCTTAAATTGCTTAAGTTTTCTAGATTTAAAAAACTGTATTCTCGTATCCCAAGATTGTTGTAAGGCGAATCTTCAAGGGGCACATTTTCAACGTGCGCGTCTTCAAGGGGCGAATCTTCAAGGTGCACATCTTCAAGGGGCAAACCTTTCACGGGCAATTCTTCAAGGTGCACATCTTGAGGGAGCAAATCTATCACGGGCGATTCTTCAAGGTGTAATTCTTGAAAGGGTTAACCTTCAAGAGGTGATTCTTGCAGGAGCAAATCTAGAGCGGGCTAACCTTCAAAAAGCAAACCTTTCACGGGCGATTTTTCAAGGGGCCAACCTTTCTCGAGCGGTTCTTCAAGGTGCAATTCTTGAAAGAGCTAACCTTCAAGGGGCAATTCTTGCAGGAGCAAACTTAGAGCGGGCTAACCTTCAACAAGCAAATCTTCAAGGGGCGATTTTGGTAGGAGCAAACCTTTATCGAGCGGTTCTTCAAAGTGCAATTCTTGAAAGAGCTAACCTTCAAGGGGCAAATCTTATAGAAGCAAATATGAAACAGGTTAACCTTCAGCAAGCAAATCTTAAAGAGGCAATTCTTCAAAACACCATTCTTCAAAACACGAATCTGGAAGGAGCAAATTTTCAAGGAGCAAACCTTCAAAATGCAAACCTTCAAAATACAAATCTTCAAAATGCAAATTTTCAAGGAGCAAACCTTCAAAATGCAAATCTTCAAGGGGCAAATCTTGAATGTGCAAATCTTCAAGGGGCGAATCTTCGCCGTACCATTCTAGAACGCAAAATCTAA
- a CDS encoding processing protease: MISTLVKFPRLNAPTLHQLPNGLTIVVEQMPIDAVNLSLWIKVGSAVESDTINGMAHFLEHMIFKGTERLASGEFERRIEERGAVTNAATSQDYTHYYITTAPKDFADLAPLQIDVVFNPSIEDDAFERERFVVLEEIRRSEDNPQRRTFRRSMEMAFERLPYRRPVLGPESVISQLQPQQMRNFHAAFYQPQSITAVAVGNLPTEELIAIVAEGINQATNNKNSELGIEPVLHPEPVFKEIVRQEFVDESLQQARLVMVWRVPGLRYIEQTYALDVLAGILGHGRTSRLVQDLREERRLVSSIAVSNMSNQLQGTFYISAKCAVENLPAVEEAIAQHIRMLQTELVKESEIARVRRRVANRFIFANETPSDRAGLYGYYQSMLGDLEPAFNYPANIQAQEATDLMQAAQEYLSSDAYGVVVLKPA; the protein is encoded by the coding sequence ATGATCTCAACCCTGGTAAAATTTCCTCGTCTTAATGCTCCAACGCTGCACCAGTTACCTAACGGTTTGACAATAGTAGTAGAGCAAATGCCAATTGACGCTGTTAACCTGAGTTTGTGGATTAAGGTTGGCTCGGCGGTAGAATCGGATACCATTAATGGCATGGCTCACTTTTTAGAGCACATGATTTTTAAGGGCACAGAACGCCTAGCTAGCGGCGAATTTGAACGTCGAATTGAAGAGCGTGGAGCCGTTACTAATGCCGCTACCAGCCAAGACTATACACACTACTATATAACTACTGCTCCCAAGGATTTTGCCGATCTGGCTCCGCTACAAATAGATGTAGTATTTAATCCCAGTATTGAAGATGATGCTTTTGAACGGGAACGCTTTGTAGTACTAGAAGAAATTAGGCGATCGGAAGATAATCCCCAGCGTCGGACTTTTCGGCGGTCGATGGAAATGGCTTTTGAGCGCTTACCCTATCGCCGTCCAGTATTGGGGCCGGAATCAGTGATTTCCCAACTCCAACCCCAGCAGATGCGAAATTTCCACGCGGCTTTTTATCAACCCCAATCGATTACAGCTGTGGCTGTAGGTAATTTACCCACAGAAGAATTAATTGCAATTGTGGCGGAAGGAATTAATCAAGCTACTAACAACAAAAATTCTGAACTTGGGATAGAACCAGTACTTCATCCCGAACCTGTGTTCAAGGAAATTGTCCGCCAAGAATTCGTTGATGAATCACTCCAGCAAGCACGACTAGTAATGGTTTGGCGAGTTCCTGGGTTGCGGTATATCGAGCAGACTTACGCTCTAGATGTTTTAGCCGGAATTTTAGGACACGGACGGACTTCAAGGTTGGTACAGGATTTGCGGGAAGAACGGAGATTGGTGTCTTCGATTGCTGTAAGTAATATGAGTAACCAACTGCAAGGGACGTTTTATATTTCGGCTAAGTGTGCAGTAGAAAATTTACCAGCGGTAGAAGAAGCGATCGCTCAACACATCCGGATGTTACAAACAGAGTTGGTCAAAGAATCAGAAATTGCGCGGGTGCGGCGAAGAGTAGCCAACAGATTTATTTTTGCCAATGAAACGCCAAGCGATCGCGCTGGCTTATATGGTTACTATCAGTCCATGCTGGGAGATTTAGAACCAGCTTTTAACTACCCTGCAAATATTCAAGCTCAAGAAGCAACCGACTTGATGCAAGCTGCACAAGAATATCTTTCTAGTGATGCTTATGGTGTAGTTGTCCTCAAGCCAGCTTAA
- a CDS encoding group 1 glycosyl transferase, whose amino-acid sequence MHIGFLNPQGNFDSANSHITEHPDFGGQLIYVKQVAIAIAQKGHKVDILTRQIIVPEWPEFAEPFDAYPGVGNIRIIRLPAGPKEFLPKELLWSHLVTEWVPNILKFYQQQGSFPDVMTAHYSDGGLCGVLIQEETGIPFTFTAHSLGAQKMDKLEVTPDNLAEIDKHFHFRYRIVAERLSMNRSAINITSTQQERFEQYSHRVYRDAVDVDNDRRFAVIPPGVNFSIFGKEVRSQNEEPTYQIIQERLVRDIAESRRNLPAIVASSRLEPKKNVLGLVQAFAMSQTLQEQANLVLFTGGLDDPLREESGDEIVEKEVLAPIRKVVEEKDLWGKVSAFGLPGQESLAAGYRFMAKRRSVFALTALYEPFGLAPLEAAAAGLPVVATKNGGPSESLREGDREYAVLVDPEDPADIAQGLERLLCNNHEWEHFAQAGEQRVVNTYTWETTAQKYLSAIVQILSSSKAHRSTKLLPIHPYFCNPQPQTDVSLEELSKLYFDSDQIALNTGSP is encoded by the coding sequence ATGCATATTGGATTTCTCAACCCTCAAGGCAATTTCGATTCAGCTAACAGTCATATAACGGAACATCCTGATTTTGGGGGTCAGCTGATTTACGTTAAGCAAGTCGCCATAGCAATAGCTCAAAAGGGTCACAAAGTTGATATTCTTACCCGCCAAATCATTGTTCCGGAGTGGCCTGAGTTTGCTGAACCGTTTGATGCTTATCCGGGTGTAGGTAACATCCGCATTATTCGCTTACCAGCAGGGCCAAAAGAATTTCTCCCTAAAGAGTTGCTGTGGTCTCATTTAGTCACTGAGTGGGTGCCCAATATTCTGAAATTTTATCAACAGCAGGGTAGCTTCCCCGATGTTATGACTGCCCACTACAGCGATGGGGGACTGTGTGGAGTTTTAATCCAGGAAGAGACAGGCATACCTTTTACTTTTACTGCTCATTCTCTTGGTGCCCAAAAAATGGACAAGCTAGAGGTTACTCCAGACAATCTAGCAGAAATAGACAAGCATTTTCATTTTAGATACCGCATAGTTGCTGAACGGCTGAGTATGAATCGCTCGGCTATAAATATTACTAGTACACAACAGGAACGCTTTGAACAGTACTCTCATCGAGTCTATCGTGATGCTGTGGACGTAGATAACGATCGCCGCTTTGCAGTGATTCCACCGGGAGTAAATTTTTCCATATTTGGTAAAGAAGTTCGTTCCCAAAATGAAGAACCTACTTATCAGATAATTCAGGAGCGATTAGTACGGGACATTGCTGAGTCACGTCGAAATTTGCCTGCTATTGTGGCATCTAGTCGATTAGAGCCTAAAAAAAATGTGTTAGGGCTGGTACAAGCCTTCGCAATGAGCCAAACGCTTCAGGAACAAGCCAACTTGGTGTTGTTTACAGGAGGGCTAGACGATCCACTGCGAGAGGAGAGTGGCGATGAGATCGTAGAGAAAGAAGTATTAGCTCCGATCCGAAAGGTGGTTGAAGAGAAAGACTTGTGGGGAAAAGTCAGTGCCTTTGGCTTACCAGGACAAGAGTCACTAGCTGCGGGCTATCGATTTATGGCAAAACGGCGCTCGGTGTTTGCTTTGACTGCGCTGTATGAACCCTTTGGCTTGGCTCCCTTAGAAGCAGCAGCTGCGGGATTGCCTGTGGTAGCAACTAAGAATGGTGGCCCCAGTGAGAGCCTGCGAGAGGGAGATCGGGAATACGCCGTACTTGTCGATCCAGAAGATCCTGCTGATATTGCGCAGGGTTTGGAGAGATTGCTATGTAATAACCATGAGTGGGAGCATTTTGCGCAGGCTGGCGAACAACGAGTGGTGAATACTTATACTTGGGAAACTACTGCCCAAAAATACCTGAGTGCGATCGTACAGATTTTGTCCTCATCTAAGGCTCACCGTTCAACGAAACTCCTGCCAATCCATCCTTATTTTTGTAATCCACAACCACAGACGGATGTTTCTTTGGAAGAATTGAGTAAGCTTTATTTTGACTCCGATCAAATAGCACTAAATACAGGCAGTCCTTAG
- a CDS encoding translation initiation factor SUI1, translating to MSSSNSSDKRFVYREFGNDNSPALERPISELPPQQQNLKVQATRKGRKGKTVTVVSGFQSKPETLTDLVKQLKTQCGTGGTVKENEIEIQGDHKQKIVEILTKLGYKAKISGG from the coding sequence ATGTCTTCTTCTAATTCTTCCGACAAACGCTTCGTCTATCGCGAATTTGGCAATGATAACTCACCTGCTTTAGAAAGACCGATTTCTGAATTACCACCGCAACAGCAAAATCTCAAAGTCCAAGCTACCCGCAAAGGGCGAAAAGGTAAAACCGTCACCGTAGTTAGTGGTTTTCAGTCCAAACCAGAAACCTTGACCGATTTGGTAAAACAATTAAAAACTCAATGTGGTACAGGTGGCACAGTTAAAGAAAATGAAATTGAAATTCAAGGCGATCATAAACAAAAAATTGTCGAGATTTTGACCAAGCTTGGTTATAAAGCCAAAATCAGTGGAGGTTAG
- the trpB gene encoding tryptophan synthase beta subunit: MTTTPISPSSPSTAQVPDTQGRFGRFGGKYVPETLMPALAELETAYQQYRHDPDFLTELQQLLRDYVGRATPLYFAERLTAHYARPDGTGPQIYLKREDLNHTGAHKINNALGQVLLAKRMGKQRIIAETGAGQHGVATATVCARFGLECIIYMGVHDMERQALNVFRMKLMGAEVRPVAAGTGTLKDATSEAIRDWVTNVETTHYILGSVAGPHPYPMMVRDFHAVIGQETRAQAQEKWGGLPDILLACVGGGSNAMGLFYEFVNEPSVRLIGIEAAGEGVNTNKHAATLTKGQVGVLHGAMSYLLQDQDGQVIEAHSISAGLDYPGVGPEHSYLKDTARAEYYSVTDEEALAAFQKLSRLEGIIPALETSHAIAYLETLCPQLTGSPRIVINCSGRGDKDVQTVAKFLNPA; this comes from the coding sequence GTGACTACCACACCCATCTCTCCAAGTTCCCCATCTACTGCTCAGGTTCCCGATACACAAGGACGCTTTGGACGCTTTGGCGGTAAGTACGTCCCGGAAACATTGATGCCTGCGCTTGCTGAACTAGAAACAGCTTATCAGCAATATCGCCATGACCCTGATTTTCTAACAGAACTGCAACAACTCCTGCGAGACTATGTAGGACGTGCGACGCCATTGTATTTTGCGGAACGTCTGACTGCTCACTATGCTCGCCCAGATGGTACTGGGCCGCAAATTTATTTAAAACGTGAAGACTTAAATCACACTGGCGCTCACAAAATTAATAATGCCCTAGGTCAAGTGTTGTTGGCAAAGCGCATGGGCAAGCAGCGAATTATTGCCGAAACTGGCGCTGGACAACATGGAGTAGCTACAGCTACAGTATGCGCTCGTTTTGGGCTGGAATGCATCATTTATATGGGCGTCCACGATATGGAACGCCAAGCTTTGAATGTGTTCCGGATGAAATTAATGGGAGCAGAAGTGCGTCCTGTAGCTGCGGGAACGGGAACTCTCAAGGATGCGACGTCTGAAGCTATCCGAGATTGGGTTACAAATGTGGAAACAACTCACTATATCTTGGGTTCAGTAGCAGGGCCCCATCCTTACCCGATGATGGTACGTGATTTCCATGCAGTGATTGGACAAGAAACTCGCGCTCAAGCCCAAGAAAAATGGGGCGGTTTGCCGGATATTCTCCTGGCTTGTGTGGGTGGTGGTTCCAATGCAATGGGGCTATTCTATGAGTTTGTTAATGAGCCGTCCGTGCGGTTAATTGGAATTGAGGCGGCGGGAGAAGGAGTTAATACTAATAAACACGCTGCCACCTTGACAAAAGGGCAAGTTGGTGTATTGCACGGAGCCATGAGCTATCTGCTGCAAGACCAAGATGGGCAAGTAATTGAGGCACATTCAATTAGTGCGGGGTTAGATTATCCTGGCGTCGGCCCGGAACACAGCTATTTAAAAGATACTGCTCGTGCTGAATATTACAGCGTCACCGATGAAGAGGCTTTGGCAGCATTTCAAAAATTGTCACGGTTAGAAGGTATTATCCCAGCATTGGAAACATCCCATGCGATCGCCTATTTAGAAACCCTGTGTCCTCAACTTACTGGTAGTCCCCGGATTGTAATTAACTGCTCCGGGCGCGGCGATAAGGATGTCCAAACTGTGGCGAAGTTTTTAAATCCTGCCTAG